Proteins encoded together in one Solanum lycopersicum chromosome 7, SLM_r2.1 window:
- the LOC101257280 gene encoding FCS-Like Zinc finger 14 — MAERKGNKKRLCINLSLFTLTDNNSSSSSNKSPKKFEDPNGAVVGLGIVAAMNKESNSRAAIIAISPRSTTSNPIPIFTSFKKKPSIEEMEMCEEYTCVISHVGTNLVKKRVYFDGQFIGNSNFNAYQKTVNHTTSFTMADFLNSCFLCKKQLKGLDIFMYRGEKAFCSAECRCTQISIDEHKEKCGSGAMKSLSDYSVSPCSGPMQFFTGVAVA; from the exons ATGGCtgaaagaaaaggaaacaagaaaAGATTGTGTATAAATCTTTCCCTTTTTACCCTAACTGATaacaacagcagcagcagcagcaataAATCTCCTAAAAAGTTTGAGGACCCAAATGGTGCTGTTGTTGGGCTTGGAATTGTGGCAGCTATGAATAAGGAGAGCAATAGTAGAGCTGCAATTATTGCTATATCTCCAAGATCAACTACTTCAAACCCAATCCCAATTTTTACTAGTTTTAAGAAGAAGCCTAGTATTGAAGAAATGGAGATGTGTGAGGAGTATACTTGTGTTATTTCTCATGTTGGTACAAATTTGGTTAAGAAAAGAGTGTATTTTGATGGTCAATTTATAGGAAATAGCAATTTTAATGCCTACCAGAAAACTGTTAATCATACAACAAGTTTTACTATGGCTGATTTCCTCAATTCTTGCTTTCTTTGCAAGAAACAGCTTAAGGGGTTGGATATTTTCATGTACAG AGGGGAGAAGGCGTTTTGTAGTGCAGAGTGTCGTTGCACACAGATATCAATCGATGAACACAAAGAGAAATGTGGTTCTGGAGCTATGAAATCACTTAGCGACTACTCTGTTTCTCCTTGCTCGGGTCCAATGCAGTTTTTCACTGGTGTAGCTGTGGCATAA